The Oncorhynchus nerka isolate Pitt River linkage group LG24, Oner_Uvic_2.0, whole genome shotgun sequence genome has a window encoding:
- the LOC115108463 gene encoding oocyte zinc finger protein XlCOF6-like isoform X2 codes for MDQYGRYESSGQPEELFDPSLHWRQVKEEADELQISTVPLRVETSQVCQNEDPDEQDTSFDPLSVIHRVTEQECEHKSMTYLKVLPSPVPVKEESEECSLLPVDEEKVALITVKEEENEDWLKSEDEDVVKVPVPWEPLETSSSCSDTEDTEDSEMESDNVQDCENNEHGDSGALKIENCSKTSLDPGLTLDTDEKANAADLSDSKKGSFYPCPHCTLGFTIERFFHGHLKRAHPEEYITLLKFRKIIATQATCPQCGKSFSNKYVMKTHQKSHTGEKPYHCADCGNNYVFADSLKKHRCGKGLRRQTHLTSYEMIPTVERPYTCVQCGKGYRFQTQLTSHEKSHTGERPYKCSQCGKEYRRPAHLKRHQMTHTEERPFDCLRCKKSFYRPETLKAHQKTHTGEKPYRCSLCDKCFGFSRDLKRHQLTHTRETHTGQRSYDVHECKKSSGQLEILNAHQKTHKVEKPKPYQCSQCDKCFGFSRDLRRHQLTHTGEKPFSCPQCEKCFGRKWELTYHQRTHSGERPYHCSECGQSFSLRGNFKRHQQSHTGKKTFHCTQCDKSFFRAAHLKTHLLIHNRTKTVVCSNCGKGFNHDGNLKRHQRFCMKTEQNCNAPPSVEVQI; via the exons ATGGATCAATATGGGAGATATGAAAGTAGTGGTCAGCCAGAAGAGCTTTTT GATCCCTCACTGCATTGGAGGCAGGTCAAAGAGGAAGCTGATGAACTCCAGATTTCAACTGTGCCATTAAGAGTTGAAACATCCCAGGTTTGTCAAAATGAGGACCCGGATGAACAAGATACCTCCTTTGATCCACTTTCAGTCATCCATCGAGTCACAGAGCAAGAGTGTGAACATAAAAGCATGACTTACCTCAAA GTGCTGCCTTCTCCAGTCCCAGTCAAAGAGGAGTCTGAAGAATGCTCCCTTCTGCCAGTAGATGAAGAGAAAGTTGCCTTAATTACAGTTAAGGAAGAAGAGAATGAAGACTGGTTGAAGTCAGAAGATGAGGATGTTGTGAAAGTGCCAGTGCCTTGGGAACCGTTGGAAACATCATCATCATGCTCAGATACAGAGGATACAGAGGACAGTGAGATGGAAAGTGATAATGTGCAG GACTGTGAAAACAATGAGCATGGTGATTCAGGAGCATTGAAGATTGAAAATTGCAGCAAGACATCATTGGATCCAGGGCTGACACTAGATACAGATGAGAAAGCTAATGCTGCTGATTTGA GTGACTCTAAAAAGGGGTCCTTCTACCCATGCCCTCATTGTACGCTCGGTTTCACCATAGAACGCTTTTTTCACGGGCATCTCAAGAGGGCCCACCCTGAAGAGTACATCACTCTGCTAAAGTTTCGGAAAATCATAGCAACCCAAGCCACGTGCCCACAATGTGGCAAGAGCTTCTCCAATAAATATGTTATGAAAACACATCAGAAgagtcacacaggagagaaaccatatcACTGTGCAGACTGTGGGAATAACTACGTCTTCGCTGATTCACTCAAAAAACACAGATGTGGGAAAGGATTACGAAGACAAACCCATCTGACCAGCTATGAAATGATCCCCACAGTAGAGAGACCATATACATGCGTTCAGTGTGGAAAAGGATACAGATTTCAAACCCAACTGACTAGCCATGAAAAGagccacacaggagagagaccatATAAATGCTCTCAGTGTGGAAAAGAATACAGAAGACCAGCCCATCTAAAAAGACATCAAATGACCCACACTGAAGAGAGGCCATTTGATTGCCTCAGGTGTAAGAAGTCATTCTACCGGCCGGAAACTCTAAAAGCACACCAGAAAACCcatacaggagaaaagccttatcGGTGCTCTCTGTGTGACAAATGTTTTGGCTTTTCCAGAGACCTTAAGAGACATCAGTTGACACATACAAGGGAGACCCACACTGGACAGAGGTCCTATGATGTCCACGAGTGTAAGAAGTCCTCCGGCCAGCTGGAAATTCTCAATGCACACCAGAAAACACACAAAGTAGAAAAGCCTAAGCCTTATCAGTGCTCTCAGTGTGACAAATGTTTTGGCTTTTCCAGAGATCTTAGAAGACATCAGTTGACACATACAGGGGAGAAACCGTTCAGTTGCCCCCAATGTGAAAAATGTTTCGGTAGGAAATGGGAATTGACGTACCACCAACGGACACACAGCGGAGAGAGGCCTTACCACTGCTCTGAGTGTGGACAGAGCTTTAGCCTAAGGGGGAACTTTAAACGCCACCAGCAGAGCCACACAGGGAAGAAGACGTTTCATTGCACTCAGTGTGACAAGAGTTTCTTCAGAGCGGCTCACCTGAAAACCCATCTCCTCATTCACAATAGAACCAAAACAGTGGTCTGCTCTAACTGTGGGAAAGGGTTCAACCATGATGGGAACTTAAAACGTCACCAACGATTCTGTATGAAGACAGAGCAAAATTGTAATGCACCCCCATCTGTAGAAGTACAGATATGA
- the LOC115108465 gene encoding zinc finger and SCAN domain-containing protein 2-like: MCNRNNIPRVSDTSENIHVTGHESVHLLKMDQYGRCESSDQPEEDPSLHWSEVKEEAEEFPISAVSLGVETSQVCQKEDPDEQDPSFDTVSDMHGVTEQDCGHKGMTHLKVPPSPVPVKEESEECSHLPVDEEEVALITVKKEENEDWLKSEDEDVVKVPVPWEPLETSSSCSDTEDTEDSEMESDNVQDCENHELDVSRGVKIKDCSRTSLDPGTVPDRDEKANAVDFSGFEGGSSFYPCPHCAIGFTIERFFLGHLKRDHPKDYIEMLKTGKIKAYKRGSLRVTPATCPQCGKSFTNKYVMQTHQRTHAGKKSHHCADCGKSFVYADALKRHRWTHAGESI, from the exons ATGTGCAACCGCAATAATATTCCCCGAGTCTCGGATACTTCTGAAAACATCCATGTTACAG GTCACGAGTCTGTTCATCTACTGAAGATGGATCAATATGGGAGATGTGAAAGCAGTGATCAGCCAGAAGAA GATCCCTCACTGCATTGGAGTGAGGTTAAAGAGGAGGCTGAAGAATTTCCGATTTCAGCTGTGTCGTTAGGAGTTGAAACATCCCAGGTTTGTCAAAAGGAGGACCCCGATGAACAAGATCCTTCCTTTGACACAGTTTCAGACATGCATGGAGTCACAGAGCAGGACTGTGGACATAAAGGCATGACGCATCTAAAG GTGCCGCCTTCTCCAGTCCCAGTCAAAGAGGAGTCTGAAGAATGCTCCCATCTGCCAGTAGATGAAGAGGAAGTTGCCTTAATTACAGTGAAGAAAGAAGAGAATGAAGACTGGTTGAAGTCAGAAGATGAGGATGTTGTGAAAGTGCCAGTGCCTTGGGAACCGTTGGAAACATCATCATCATGCTCAGATACAGAGGATACAGAGGACAGTGAGATGGAAAGTGATAATGTGCAG GACTGTGAAAACCATGAGCTTGATGTTTCAAGAGGAGTGAAGATTAAAGATTGCAGCAGGACATCATTGGATCCAGGGACGGTACCAGATAGAGATGAGAAAGCTAATGCTGTTGATTTCA GTGGCTTTGAAGGGGGTTCCTCCTTCTACCCCTGCCCCCATTGTGCAATCGGCTTCACCATAGAACGCTTTTTCCTTGGGCACCTGAAGAGGGACCACCCTAAAGATTACATTGAAATGCTGAAGACTGGGAAAATCAAAGCCTATAAAAGAGGGAGTTTACGGGTGACCCCAGCCACATGCCCGCAATGTGGCAAGAGCTTCACCAATAAATACGTTATGCAAACGCATCAGAGGACTCATGCAGGGAAGAAATCTCATCACTGTGCAGACTGTGGGAAGAGCTTTGTCTATGCTGATGCACTTAAAAGACACAGATGGACTCACGCTGGGGAGAGCATATAA
- the LOC115108463 gene encoding oocyte zinc finger protein XlCOF6-like isoform X1, producing the protein MDQYGRYESSGQPEELFDPSLHWRQVKEEADELQISTVPLRVETSQVCQNEDPDEQDTSFDPLSVIHRVTEQECEHKSMTYLKVRVLPSPVPVKEESEECSLLPVDEEKVALITVKEEENEDWLKSEDEDVVKVPVPWEPLETSSSCSDTEDTEDSEMESDNVQDCENNEHGDSGALKIENCSKTSLDPGLTLDTDEKANAADLSDSKKGSFYPCPHCTLGFTIERFFHGHLKRAHPEEYITLLKFRKIIATQATCPQCGKSFSNKYVMKTHQKSHTGEKPYHCADCGNNYVFADSLKKHRCGKGLRRQTHLTSYEMIPTVERPYTCVQCGKGYRFQTQLTSHEKSHTGERPYKCSQCGKEYRRPAHLKRHQMTHTEERPFDCLRCKKSFYRPETLKAHQKTHTGEKPYRCSLCDKCFGFSRDLKRHQLTHTRETHTGQRSYDVHECKKSSGQLEILNAHQKTHKVEKPKPYQCSQCDKCFGFSRDLRRHQLTHTGEKPFSCPQCEKCFGRKWELTYHQRTHSGERPYHCSECGQSFSLRGNFKRHQQSHTGKKTFHCTQCDKSFFRAAHLKTHLLIHNRTKTVVCSNCGKGFNHDGNLKRHQRFCMKTEQNCNAPPSVEVQI; encoded by the exons ATGGATCAATATGGGAGATATGAAAGTAGTGGTCAGCCAGAAGAGCTTTTT GATCCCTCACTGCATTGGAGGCAGGTCAAAGAGGAAGCTGATGAACTCCAGATTTCAACTGTGCCATTAAGAGTTGAAACATCCCAGGTTTGTCAAAATGAGGACCCGGATGAACAAGATACCTCCTTTGATCCACTTTCAGTCATCCATCGAGTCACAGAGCAAGAGTGTGAACATAAAAGCATGACTTACCTCAAAGTAAGG GTGCTGCCTTCTCCAGTCCCAGTCAAAGAGGAGTCTGAAGAATGCTCCCTTCTGCCAGTAGATGAAGAGAAAGTTGCCTTAATTACAGTTAAGGAAGAAGAGAATGAAGACTGGTTGAAGTCAGAAGATGAGGATGTTGTGAAAGTGCCAGTGCCTTGGGAACCGTTGGAAACATCATCATCATGCTCAGATACAGAGGATACAGAGGACAGTGAGATGGAAAGTGATAATGTGCAG GACTGTGAAAACAATGAGCATGGTGATTCAGGAGCATTGAAGATTGAAAATTGCAGCAAGACATCATTGGATCCAGGGCTGACACTAGATACAGATGAGAAAGCTAATGCTGCTGATTTGA GTGACTCTAAAAAGGGGTCCTTCTACCCATGCCCTCATTGTACGCTCGGTTTCACCATAGAACGCTTTTTTCACGGGCATCTCAAGAGGGCCCACCCTGAAGAGTACATCACTCTGCTAAAGTTTCGGAAAATCATAGCAACCCAAGCCACGTGCCCACAATGTGGCAAGAGCTTCTCCAATAAATATGTTATGAAAACACATCAGAAgagtcacacaggagagaaaccatatcACTGTGCAGACTGTGGGAATAACTACGTCTTCGCTGATTCACTCAAAAAACACAGATGTGGGAAAGGATTACGAAGACAAACCCATCTGACCAGCTATGAAATGATCCCCACAGTAGAGAGACCATATACATGCGTTCAGTGTGGAAAAGGATACAGATTTCAAACCCAACTGACTAGCCATGAAAAGagccacacaggagagagaccatATAAATGCTCTCAGTGTGGAAAAGAATACAGAAGACCAGCCCATCTAAAAAGACATCAAATGACCCACACTGAAGAGAGGCCATTTGATTGCCTCAGGTGTAAGAAGTCATTCTACCGGCCGGAAACTCTAAAAGCACACCAGAAAACCcatacaggagaaaagccttatcGGTGCTCTCTGTGTGACAAATGTTTTGGCTTTTCCAGAGACCTTAAGAGACATCAGTTGACACATACAAGGGAGACCCACACTGGACAGAGGTCCTATGATGTCCACGAGTGTAAGAAGTCCTCCGGCCAGCTGGAAATTCTCAATGCACACCAGAAAACACACAAAGTAGAAAAGCCTAAGCCTTATCAGTGCTCTCAGTGTGACAAATGTTTTGGCTTTTCCAGAGATCTTAGAAGACATCAGTTGACACATACAGGGGAGAAACCGTTCAGTTGCCCCCAATGTGAAAAATGTTTCGGTAGGAAATGGGAATTGACGTACCACCAACGGACACACAGCGGAGAGAGGCCTTACCACTGCTCTGAGTGTGGACAGAGCTTTAGCCTAAGGGGGAACTTTAAACGCCACCAGCAGAGCCACACAGGGAAGAAGACGTTTCATTGCACTCAGTGTGACAAGAGTTTCTTCAGAGCGGCTCACCTGAAAACCCATCTCCTCATTCACAATAGAACCAAAACAGTGGTCTGCTCTAACTGTGGGAAAGGGTTCAACCATGATGGGAACTTAAAACGTCACCAACGATTCTGTATGAAGACAGAGCAAAATTGTAATGCACCCCCATCTGTAGAAGTACAGATATGA